The stretch of DNA ATTGGTTTCAATACTAATAGGCCTAATCTCATTAAGCTTTCTACCATCAGCACGAACACGTTTTTCAATAATCATTTCTCTTACGATTTTCTTTTTATACGCATTCACAACGCTATTAACAAGCTCTTTGCTCCATGCTTCAAGAATAGCAACTTCATCTTTTAAAATTTTATCAACAATTTTGCCAAGCTCACTCGCACGTTCACTTTTTGCCATTTGATTAATTGCATTATAAACTTCTTCTTTATAAAACTCATCTACGTAAGCGAAAATTGAATCATTGGCTAAATCTTGTTTATAGTCAAGAATTGCATCGTCTTTTTTCAACGGTTTAAATGTACTTTCATAAGCGGTTGTCGCTTCAGTAATAGCACTTTGCGCTTTATCAATCGCCGTAACAATAGCATCTTCATCAAACTCATTGACTGATTGCTTTGCAATAACGCTCTCAGCTAATGTTGGATCTAACATCGGATCAATTGCCATTACGGGAAGAGTCATTGTCTCCATTGAAGCAATAGAGCGCATTTCAATCATCAAAAGCTCTTCTTTGGTACCAGCAACATAAAGATCTAAAGTACTTTTTTTAAGAGCTGAATTGGAAGGGTTGACAACGTATTCGCCATCAATATAACCAATACGCACACCTGCAACAGCTTTATTCACTGGAATATCAGAGAGATAAAGAGCTGCACTTGCGGCATTAAGCGCTGCAACTTGGAGATCAACTTCAGAATCACAACTGAGTACAAAAACAGTGATTTGTGTTGGGTAGGCATACCCTTTTGGGAAAAGTGGTCTAAGGCTTCTATCAATAATACGTGATGTAAGTGTTTCAAAATCACCTGGTTTTGTCTCTCGTTTAAAATACCCCCCAGGGATTTTTCCAACGGCATACGTTTTTTCAATATACTGTACCGTTAAAGGTACAAAGTTTTCTGCAACCTGTGAATCATCTCTTGCAACTGTTGCCAAAATGACAGTATTTTTAATTTTTAAAAGTGCAGCCCCTGCTGCTTGTTTAGCAACCTTGTCTAAATCATAAATCTCTTCTTGATTGTTAACGGTAATCTTATATTCCACTGTTTTCTCCTTCAATTATTAACTAAATATCTTTATAACTTTTGTTCTGTCTCTTTAGAAAAATCATATCCAACACTACCCACTGGATAAAGATTAAACATGAACATAATTCCAGATCTATTGACTGAATCTATACTTGTGCTGGTTAATTTTGGTGTTATTTTATCTCTGTATTGGATAGAATAATCCCAACATTTCAAACTCTTTTTAAACCCTATATTCCATGATCTAAACTGATCGTCTTGGACATCATAATCAACGCTTGTAAAAATATTATAATGTGTAAAATATTTACTATCGGCATACAAAGTCACAAAGCTATAATCCTTGTTAGATGAAATATCTTGACTTACTTTATAAATTGTGTTTTCTCTATACGTTTTATCTTGGTAGGTATATCGTAATGAAGGTGAATAAATATCATCTGCATAATTAATAGAAACTTGATTACGTGATACCTTACTAAATTCATGTGAATAATGAAGGTTATGACCTAAATAAATTTTATCTGTCATATGGTATTTGAGATCATTTTCTAAATCACCATATTTATAATCATAGTCACTGTAATAAATCTGCTTCACTTTATGACTAATTTTTTTATCACCATCTTCGTTATAAAAAAACTCTTTTAGTGTTAAAGATGTACTTTTTGTAAGCGTGTTAAGTGCAATAAAATCTGCTATATAACCATTTTCATCCTCTTTGCTTGGAAGAATCTGATCAATGCCTAGATACATTGTATGGTAAAAATTATCATACGGTTTTGAAAGTTCTGTATAAAGTGCAATTTTATGGTAATTTCTCCAATATTTTCCTTCACTTTCTTGCGTATCATCATTACCATAAGCAATATGTGATGCATAAATATTTTCTGAAACACTTACATGTAAATAATCTTCCAAAAGCGAAAAATATAATGTAAAAGGGGCATTTAATTCATTTTGGAATGCAGTAATACCCTCTTTGCGTTCATAATTTTTTGCTTGGTAATCAACAGAATAAAGTAAATTATCCAATAAAAGAGAGTTAGTAAAATGATGATAATGCAGCGTTGGCAACTCTTGCAAAGTTGTATCATTTGAAGTTTTAGAAGTATCAATATAATACTTTGCATACAATCCAACATAATCTTGATCGTGCTTAACATAATAATTTAAACGTGAAGTCGCTAACTTGTCATAACTAAAAGTATCATTCCTCATTGTATTATAGTAATCTATATCATTGAGGTAATTAATATCAAACCATAATCCATCTTCTAAATTATTATATTTTGTACTGAGTAATGCACTTCGATCATAAGTCATTTTGAGACCATAGTGACTATCATTTTTCAAATTTTCTGATTCAGCATAGCTTTTATGCTCGCTAAAATAACCTGTTGTAATTGAACCATGTGAATAAGGAGAATCTACAAAACGGTACGTCCCATGCAAGCCTTCGCCTCGATCGGTACGAATTTGAGGACGCAATTCTAAATCCCAATCCACATCAGGAGCAAAATAGATTGGTTGTAAATAATGAAAACCCTCTTTCCCACCAAATCCTAATTCTGGCTTTAGAAGTCCCGTTCTACGTGATGTATCCGTTGTAAATGAAAAATAAGGAAGGTAAAAAACAGGAACATCGCTAGCATAAAAAACAGGGTTATAAAGATGTAACCATTTATTTTCTTTATCAAATTCACCTGATGTAAATGCAATTTTCCAGTCAGGATCTTGTGTATTACAGCTAGAGACGATTGATTTTTGAGTGATATAGGTATCAGGATTTAAAATGGCATTTTCGCATTTAATCCACACATTAGAGCTCTCATCAAAAAAGAAGAGTGGGTCTGAAACGCCTTTATCGGTATTTAGATTGATCTTTGTATGTCCACTCCTGCTTGCATAGCTTACCCCTTCAAGCATCGTAATATTACCAAAAAGCTCTAAATCACCATTGGCTTGATCATAGTAAGCCTCATCGGCCGTAATAAGATACTTAGGGCTGTAAAGAACCACGTTGCCAACAGCATGCACTAGCGTTCCATCTTTGCTGACGGTATTGGCTAAGACCTCAACATCCTCAGGTGCTTTTTGTGCTGTAGCTGCCCATAAGCTTCCCAAAGAAAGCACCAGTAGGAAAAAAATTCTAATTCGCATTGACAACCAATGTATTGGCAACTCTATCATGCCATGTCTCTCTTTTTGGATTTAAAAATGCCCATATAAAACCTAGGTAAAATAAAGACTCACTTATGATTCTAAAAGCTGAACGGCTTAATGCTAAAAGAAGAGATGGATTTTCCAAATCAGCGGTTGAAATCACCCTGATCTTCACTGCAATTCTTCCCAATGTTGCACCATACATCCAGACAAAGAATGTTTGATACATCACTTTTAGCAAAACCACATACATAAAAAGACTATTAATGGTTCCTATTAACTCTTCAGTACTTACATTTTCAGGAATTTGATCAAGATAAATAAGTGCAAACAATACAGAAATCAAAAGCTCATCGATCAAATAGGCAAGCCCTCGTTTTTGTAAGGGTGCTAATGTAATATTTTCACTCTCAAACTTTTCAATCAACTCTTCGTTTGTCATGCTTGAAGTGCCTGATATGCAATATCATTCCTAAACTGTTTTCCTGCAAAGTGAACTTGCCCACACAGTAAATAGGCAAAATCTCTTGCTTCTTTAATACTGTCGCCTACACCTACGCACAAAAGTACGCGCCCGCCTGTAGCATACAATTTGTCATCCACAAGACTTACACCTGCATAGGATATATGGGTGTTTTCTAAACCTTCATGTACATTTTTATCAATAATAATTTCTGCAGGTTTTGAATCACCATACGGATAATTTTCACTTGCCATAACCACTGCAATGGCATATTTATTAAAAAATTCAATATTCAAGTTTTTAAGATTACCCGTAGCAGCTTTATAAAAAAGCTCACTTGCCGGTGTTTTTAAAAGTGGCATTAAAATTTCGCACTCTGGATCACCAAAACGAACGTTATACTCTAAAACGATTGGCTCATTTTTGACAATCATCAAACCAATAAACAAAACGCCCTCAAACGGAGCATTCTCTTTTTGCATACCTGCCAAAGTAGGCTTAACAACTCTCTCTTCTACTTTTTTATACAATTCTTCATCAATCAGTGGTGTTGGAGCATAAGCACCCATACCGCCTGTATTTGGTCCAATATCCTCATCTTTTAAACGTTTGTGGTCTTGTGCCGCTGGAAGAATTTTATAATCCACTCCATCACATACAACAAATAAAGAAAGCTCATACCCATCCAAGAACTCTTCAACAACAACACCAAGTCCCGCTTCACCGAAACTTTTACCACTGAGCATATCAGCAACTGCCTCTTTAGCTTCATCTTTGCTTTGCGCGATGATAACACCTTTGCCTGCACATAACCCATCCGCTTTGACAACAATAGGAAGTTCTAATGTTTCGATAAAATCATTCGCTTTTTGTGCATCGCTGGTTTCGATAAATTTTGCAGTAGGGATGTTGTAACGTAAGAGGAAATTTTTCATAAAAATTTTTGAGCCCTCTAAACGAGCTGCTGCTTTGGAAGCGCCAAAAATGACCAGACCTTTTGCTTTGAAAATATCAACAATACCTGCAACAAGTGCTGTTTCAGGACCTACAACCGTTAAATCAATACCATTTTCTTTGGCAAAATCAGCTAATGCTTCATAATCCTTACAGGTAACATTTTGTCCAAGTTGTGGGGTTGCACCATTTCCGGGTGCGAAAAAAAGTTCGGATACATTAGGATCACGTTTAAGTGCCAAACCTATAGAATACTCTCTACCACCACTTCCAACAACCATTACTTTCATTGACTAACTCTCCAAAAAAAATCTTGTTTCGTTTACATGTAAAACCCAAGTGAGCGTTCCGAGATTGAAGCGGCCCTAATAAGCCAACTTCTGGGAGTCGACCTTTTCTTTAGGCTGCAATCTCTCGCTTTGAAACAAAGCTCAAACGAGACCACAGGCACACCAAAAATGTACGCATTCCCTTATACTAATTGTTGGACCCTCATGAAAACGGTTGTCGCTTCACCCAGGCGAGGCAAACTACTAAACTTCTTCAATTATAAATGAATTTAGCTTCTAAAGAGCTTTTGCCAAGCTAACGCACGCCTCAATACTTTGTATTTTAGAGACCGAAATCTTTACATGTAAAGGCAAAGCGGCAGCTGTTTTTTCACCGATGGCAATGGCACGATAGCTCTTATCCCATGCAAAATTTTCTAAAAAACAGTGCACCGTCGAAGGCGAAGTAAAAATGAGTTTTGAATCTTTGGGAGGTGCTTCGCACGTAGAATAATGCTTGCATTTTGTCTCATAAACAATACGTTGTTCTATGTCAATATGATGGGTCCGTAAGATTTCAAACAAGGAAGAAACGACCTCTTTAGCACGAGGGAAAAAGACTTTTTTGTTTTGAAGCAAAGGAATCAAGGCTTGAGCAAAAACATCACCATAAGAATCTTTACATGTAAAGACCACATTGCCACCGCCACGCTCTATGAATGAGGCTGTTCCTTCGCCAATGGCATAAGCTTCTTTATCTTTCCATGCAGTTCCACTTTGTTCAAGTGCTTTCACGCTGTTTTTAGAGGTAAAAATGATCGCGTCAAACCCTTCCAAATCAAGTTTA from Sulfurospirillum oryzae encodes:
- a CDS encoding uroporphyrinogen-III synthase, yielding MIYLFSDKAYEGVVHLPLFEIVFDPFKLDLEGFDAIIFTSKNSVKALEQSGTAWKDKEAYAIGEGTASFIERGGGNVVFTCKDSYGDVFAQALIPLLQNKKVFFPRAKEVVSSLFEILRTHHIDIEQRIVYETKCKHYSTCEAPPKDSKLIFTSPSTVHCFLENFAWDKSYRAIAIGEKTAAALPLHVKISVSKIQSIEACVSLAKAL
- a CDS encoding LPS-assembly protein LptD produces the protein MRIRIFFLLVLSLGSLWAATAQKAPEDVEVLANTVSKDGTLVHAVGNVVLYSPKYLITADEAYYDQANGDLELFGNITMLEGVSYASRSGHTKINLNTDKGVSDPLFFFDESSNVWIKCENAILNPDTYITQKSIVSSCNTQDPDWKIAFTSGEFDKENKWLHLYNPVFYASDVPVFYLPYFSFTTDTSRRTGLLKPELGFGGKEGFHYLQPIYFAPDVDWDLELRPQIRTDRGEGLHGTYRFVDSPYSHGSITTGYFSEHKSYAESENLKNDSHYGLKMTYDRSALLSTKYNNLEDGLWFDINYLNDIDYYNTMRNDTFSYDKLATSRLNYYVKHDQDYVGLYAKYYIDTSKTSNDTTLQELPTLHYHHFTNSLLLDNLLYSVDYQAKNYERKEGITAFQNELNAPFTLYFSLLEDYLHVSVSENIYASHIAYGNDDTQESEGKYWRNYHKIALYTELSKPYDNFYHTMYLGIDQILPSKEDENGYIADFIALNTLTKSTSLTLKEFFYNEDGDKKISHKVKQIYYSDYDYKYGDLENDLKYHMTDKIYLGHNLHYSHEFSKVSRNQVSINYADDIYSPSLRYTYQDKTYRENTIYKVSQDISSNKDYSFVTLYADSKYFTHYNIFTSVDYDVQDDQFRSWNIGFKKSLKCWDYSIQYRDKITPKLTSTSIDSVNRSGIMFMFNLYPVGSVGYDFSKETEQKL
- the purD gene encoding phosphoribosylamine--glycine ligase; the encoded protein is MKVMVVGSGGREYSIGLALKRDPNVSELFFAPGNGATPQLGQNVTCKDYEALADFAKENGIDLTVVGPETALVAGIVDIFKAKGLVIFGASKAAARLEGSKIFMKNFLLRYNIPTAKFIETSDAQKANDFIETLELPIVVKADGLCAGKGVIIAQSKDEAKEAVADMLSGKSFGEAGLGVVVEEFLDGYELSLFVVCDGVDYKILPAAQDHKRLKDEDIGPNTGGMGAYAPTPLIDEELYKKVEERVVKPTLAGMQKENAPFEGVLFIGLMIVKNEPIVLEYNVRFGDPECEILMPLLKTPASELFYKAATGNLKNLNIEFFNKYAIAVVMASENYPYGDSKPAEIIIDKNVHEGLENTHISYAGVSLVDDKLYATGGRVLLCVGVGDSIKEARDFAYLLCGQVHFAGKQFRNDIAYQALQA
- a CDS encoding RDD family protein — its product is MTNEELIEKFESENITLAPLQKRGLAYLIDELLISVLFALIYLDQIPENVSTEELIGTINSLFMYVVLLKVMYQTFFVWMYGATLGRIAVKIRVISTADLENPSLLLALSRSAFRIISESLFYLGFIWAFLNPKRETWHDRVANTLVVNAN